A DNA window from Streptococcus sp. LPB0220 contains the following coding sequences:
- a CDS encoding NUDIX hydrolase has translation MEIKNHFGVYGVCVQEGKLLCIEKTRGPYQHRFDLPGGSQEPGEGLTETLKREVLEETGYSLSSYSNPRIYDVMVQEEGKDFAVHHIMAFYDIVVDFEGPQQSLPQEVLDGTNDSANAVWLNVEDITEDNGSPLVLKVKAELGGFPELDMTSYRNWKVKEKKENK, from the coding sequence ATGGAAATCAAAAATCACTTTGGCGTTTACGGAGTCTGTGTTCAAGAAGGGAAACTGCTCTGCATTGAGAAAACGAGAGGACCTTATCAGCATCGTTTTGATTTACCTGGTGGTAGTCAAGAACCAGGTGAGGGACTGACAGAAACCCTCAAGAGAGAAGTTCTGGAAGAGACAGGATATTCTCTTAGCAGTTATTCAAATCCTAGAATTTACGATGTGATGGTTCAAGAAGAAGGGAAAGACTTCGCTGTGCATCATATCATGGCCTTTTATGATATCGTAGTCGATTTCGAAGGCCCTCAACAATCCCTTCCTCAGGAGGTTCTTGATGGGACTAATGATTCAGCAAATGCAGTTTGGTTGAATGTGGAAGACATTACTGAAGACAATGGTTCTCCTTTAGTATTAAAGGTAAAGGCAGAGTTAGGAGGATTTCCAGAATTGGACATGACAAGCTATAGAAATTGGAAGGTGAAAGAAAAGAAGGAGAACAAATGA